From a region of the Impatiens glandulifera chromosome 4, dImpGla2.1, whole genome shotgun sequence genome:
- the LOC124936794 gene encoding zinc-finger homeodomain protein 9-like yields MDLTITSGAGAGTKTHEDGEVKIANYMKIPRHFLPPTPATLKYRECLKNHAAGLGGHAVDGCGEFLPSPATTPTDPKSLQCAVCNCHRNFHRREDDSVTTAAQYLSFRRRPSPIPLPPPPHMLLAYVNANQPATATELKATENLNGRKRHRTKFTRDQKEKMLCFSERVGWKIQKSDEIAVEEFCDEIGVGKGVLKVWMHNNKGKEKSNLGSGEITAGGRENSEIL; encoded by the coding sequence ATGGACCTAACCATAACTtccggcgccggcgccggcaCCAAAACCCATGAAGACGGTGAAGTCAAAATAGCTAACTACATGAAAATACCACGTCACTTTCTACCGCCAACGCCGGCGACCCTTAAATACAGAGAATGTCTAAAAAACCACGCCGCCGGTCTCGGCGGTCACGCCGTCGACGGTTGCGGCGAGTTCTTACCGTCTCCGGCCACAACTCCCACCGACCCAAAATCCTTACAATGCGCCGTTTGCAATTGCCATAGAAATTTCCATCGCCGGGAAGACGATTCTGTTACTACCGCCGCCCAATATCTCAGTTTCCGGCGCCGACCATCTCCAATTCCCCTCCCTCCGCCGCCGCATATGTTACTCGCATATGTTAACGCAAATCAACCGGCGACGGCGACTGAATTGAAGGCGACGGAGAATTTAAACGGGAGGAAACGACACCGGACGAAATTCACGAGAGATCAAAAAGAGAAAATGTTGTGTTTTTCTGAAAGAGTTGGATGGAAGATACAAAAGTCCGATGAGATTGCGGTGGAGGAATTCTGCGACGAAATCGGCGTCGGAAAAGGTGTTCTTAAAGTATGGATGCATAATAATAAAGGAAAAGAGAAAAGTAATCTTGGCTCCGGCGAGATCACCGCCGGCGGACGGGAAAATAGTGAAATCTTATAg
- the LOC124936748 gene encoding ARF guanine-nucleotide exchange factor GNOM yields MNNFNMGRMKLQSGINSIEEEPEEYEGSSFGKVTLACMINSEIGAVLAVMRSNARWGGRYTSGDDQLEHSLIQSLKSLRKQIFSLQQHQWHTINPVDYLQPFLEVIRSDETGASITSIALSSVYKILTFDMLDLTTVNVEDAMNSVVDAVTSCRFEVNDLASEEVVLMKILQVLLACMKSKASLVLSNQHVCTIVNTCYRVVHQAASKGELLQRIARQTMHELVRTIFSHLSNVKNTDRSLVKGAGPVKPEVGAKQLENGNGRSEYDNQLSSAGLGSAVGSMEESLMQSINGKDALQYDPHLMTEPYGVPCMVEIFHFLCSLWTVVDNGAIGPKANNIALDEDVPLFALTMINSAIELGGPSIRQHPRLLSLVQDELFRNLMQFGLSMSPLILSTVCSIVLNLYNNLRTELKLQLEAFFSCVILRLAQSRYEASYHQQEVAMEVLVDFCRQKNFMVEMYANLDCDITCGNVFEDLANLLSKSAFPVNSPLSSMHILALDGLIAVIQGMAERIGNGSGTLEALPVNLEEYAPFWMVKCDDYNDPEQWVPFVRKRKYIKRRLMIGADHFNRDPKKGLEFLQVTHLLPDKLDPQSVACFFRYTAGLDKNLVGDFLGNHDEFCIQVLHEFAWTFDFQDMNLDIALRLFLETFRLPGESQKIQRVLEAFSERYYEQSPLILANKDAALLLSYSLIMLNTDQHNVQVKKKMTEEDFIRNNRHINGGNDLPREFLIELYHSICRNEIRTTPEQGMGVAEMNHSRWIDLMHKLKKTAPFIVADSKTYLDRDMFAIMSGPTIAAISVVFDHAEHEDVYQTCIDGFLAVAKISACHHLEDVLDDLVVSLCKFTTLLNPSLAEEPVLAFGDDTKARMATVTVFNIANRYGDFIRTGWRNILDCILKLHKLGLLPARVASDVADESELSPDPAHGKPFTSSMSSAHMPSIGTPRRSSGLMGRFSQLLSLDTEEPRSQPTEQQLAAHQRTLQTIQKCHIDGIFTESKFLQADSLLQLARALIWAAGRPQKRNNSPEDEDTAVFCLELLIAITLNNRDRIVLLWQGVYEHIAGIVQSTVMPCALVEKAVFGLLRICQRLLPYKENLADELLRSLQLVLKLDARVADAYCEQITQEVSRLVKGNANHIRSQNGWRTITSLLSITARHPEASESGFDSLLFLMSDGAHLSPANYVLCLDSARQFAESRVGQSDRSIRALDLMAGSVACLVQWVTLPQEVGDMWLRLVQGIRKVCLDQREEVRNHALLSLQICLTGVERLSLANGLWLQCFDQVIFTVLDDLLELAQGQSQKDYKNMEGTLAIAVKILGQVFLNLLEELSQLTTFCKLWLGVLSRMEKYVKVKVRGKKSDKLQENVPELLKNVLQEMKTKGVLVQRSALGGDSLWELTWLHVNNIDSSLQSEVFQDGEDKSKVGIETTAIDDE; encoded by the exons ATGAACAACTTTAACATGGGGCGTATGAAACTTCAATCTGGAATAAATTCCATCGAAGAAGAACCAGAGGAATATGAGGGTTCTTCATTTGGGAAAGTTACTTTGGCTTGTATGATCAATTCAGAAATTGGGGCAGTTTTGGCAGTCATGAGAAGTAATGCGAGATGGGGTGGTCGTTATACCTCAGGGGATGATCAGCTGGAGCACTCTCTGATTCAGTCTCTAAAATCATTAAGGAAACAAATTTTCTCATTGCAGCAGCATCAGTGGCATACGATCAACCCTGTTGATTATCTCCAGCCGTTTCTTGAAGTTATTCGATCGGATGAAACTGGTGCATCGATAACGAGTATTGCATTGTCATCTGTTTACAAGATTCTTACATTTGATATGCTTGATCTGACTACTGTCAATGTTGAAGATGCTATGAACTCTGTAGTTGATGCTGTGACTAGTTGTAGATTTGAGGTTAATGATCTTGCATCTGAAGAAGTTGTGCTTATGAAGATACTTCAGGTTCTTCTTGCTTGCATGAAAAGTAAAGCATCACTTGTGTTGAGTAATCAACATGTCTGTACCATAGTTAATACTTGTTACCGAGTAGTTCATCAAGCAGCGAGTAAAGGTGAATTACTACAACGAATTGCTCGCCAGACCATGCATGAACTTGTCAGGACTATATTTTCGCATCTGTCTAATGTCAAAAACACAGATCGATCATTGGTCAAAGGAGCTGGCCCAGTGAAACCAGAG GTAGGTGCTAAACAATTGGAGAACGGTAATGGTAGGTCCGAATATGACAACCAACTATCATCTGCTGGTTTAGGCTCTGCCGTTGGTTCAATGGAGGAAAGCTTAATGCAGTCTATTAATGGGAAGGATGCCCTTCAATATGATCCACATTTGATGACTGAACCCTATGGAGTTCCTTGCATGGTGGAGATATTTCACTTCTTGTGCTCGTTATGGACTGTTGTTGATAATGGGGCTATAGGACCCAAGGCAAACAATATAgctttggatgaagatgttccTCTTTTTGCTCTGACCATGATTAATTCAGCAATTGAACTTGGCGGTCCCTCTATCCGTCAACATCCAAGATTGTTGAGTTTGGTACAAGATGAATTATTCCGTAACCTGATGCAGTTTGGTTTGTCAATGAGTCCACTTATTCTTTCCACCGTCTGTAGCATTGTCCTTAATCTATACAATAATTTGCGAACTGAACTAAAACTGCAATTAGAAGCTTTCTTCTCTTGTGTGATCTTGAGGTTGGCACAAAGCCGATATGAGGCTTCATACCACCAGCAGGAAGTTGCAATGGAGGTTCTTGTTGATTTCTGCCGTCAAAAGAACTTTATGGTGGAGATGTATGCTAACTTGGATTGCGACATAACTTGTGGgaatgtattcgaagatctagcCAATTTATTATCAAAGAGTGCATTTCCAGTTAACTCTCCTTTATCTTCCATGCATATACTTGCTTTGGACGGTCTGATTGCAGTTATTCAAGGAATGGCCGAGAGGATAGGCAATGGGTCTGGAACTTTAGAAGCGTTGCCTGTAAATCTCGAGGAATATGCTCCCTTTTGGATGGTGAAATGTGATGACTATAACGATCCTGAACAATGGGTTCCGTTTGTTCGGAAGAGGAAATATATCAAAAGACGGTTGATGATTGGAGCTGATCATTTTAATAGAGATCCGAAGAAAGGACTGGAGTTTCTCCAGGTTACCCATCTTTTACCCGACAAACTCGATCCCCAAAGCGTGGCTTGCTTTTTCAGGTATACTGCCGGTTTAGATAAGAATCTTGTTGGGGATTTCTTGGGAAATCACGACGAGTTTTGTATCCAAGTTCTTCATGAGTTTGCCTGGACTTTTGATTTTCAAGATATGAACTTGGATATTGCGTTACGTCTGTTTCTCGAGACTTTCAGACTTCCTGGTGAATCGCAGAAGATACAGAGAGTGCTAGAGGCTTTTTCGGAGAGATATTACGAACAGTCGCCGCTGATTTTAGCAAACAAAGATGCTGCCCTCTTGCTGTCGTACTCGTTGATAATGCTGAACACGGATCAACACAATGTTCaggtgaagaagaagatgactgAGGAGGATTTTATTCGAAATAATCGACATATCAACGGAGGAAATGACCTTCCTAGGGAATTCTTGATCGAGCTGTACCATTCGATCTGCAGGAATGAGATTCGGACCACCCCCGAGCAAGGTATGGGTGTTGCTGAAATGAATCACAGTCGTTGGATTGATCTGATGCACAAACTGAAGAAAACTGCTCCGTTTATCGTGGCGGATTCGAAAACTTACCTGGACCGAGACATGTTTGCGATCATGTCTGGTCCGACCATCGCCGCCATCTCTGTGGTATTCGATCACGCTGAACACGAAGACGTTTATCAAACATGCATCGACGGATTCCTAGCCGTCGCCAAAATCTCTGCGTGTCATCATCTTGAAGACGTCTTGGACGATCTAGTCGTCTCTCTTTGCAAATTCACAACTCTATTAAACCCGTCTCTAGCCGAGGAGCCCGTCTTGGCATTCGGCGACGACACGAAAGCCCGAATGGCGACCGTAACCGTCTTCAACATTGCCAACAGGTACGGAGATTTCATCCGAACAGGCTGGCGGAACATACTTGACTGCATCTTGAAGCTGCACAAACTCGGTCTACTCCCCGCCCGCGTGGCGAGTGATGTGGCGGATGAGTCCGAACTCTCCCCCGATCCCGCCCATGGGAAGCCCTTCACAAGCTCGATGTCATCGGCCCACATGCCTTCTATCGGTACCCCGAGGAGATCGTCCGGGCTTATGGGTCGGTTCAGTCAACTCCTATCGCTCGATACCGAAGAACCGAGGTCCCAACCGACGGAACAGCAACTCGCTGCCCATCAGAGAACGTTGCAGACGATTCAGAAGTGTCACATCGACGGTATTTTCACCGAGAGCAAATTTCTACAAGCGGACTCGTTATTGCAGCTCGCTCGAGCGTTGATTTGGGCTGCTGGGAGACCACAGAAACGGAATAATTCACCCGAGGATGAAGACACCGCTGTATTCTGTTTGGAGTTGTTGATCGCGATTACTCTGAATAACCGCGACAGGATTGTTCTTCTCTGGCAGGGGGTTTACGAGCATATAGCGGGTATCGTTCAATCAACGGTTATGCCTTGCGCGCTAGTCGAGAAGGCAGTTTTCGGTTTGTTACGAATCTGTCAAAGGTTGTTACCTTATAAGGAGAATCTGGCCGACGAGCTTTTAAGGTCGTTACAGCTCGTTCTGAAGCTGGATGCTAGAGTGGCAGACGCGTATTGCGAGCAAATAACGCAGGAAGTTAGCCGGTTAGTGAAAGGGAACGCGAATCATATCCGATCCCAGAATGGGTGGCGGACGATTACTTCTCTGCTGTCTATAACCGCCCGCCACCCTGAAGCTTCCGAATCTGGATTCGATTCGTTACTTTTCTTAATGTCGGATGGGGCGCACCTCTCGCCAGCTAACTACGTACTGTGTTTGGATTCCGCGCGTCAGTTCGCGGAGTCTCGCGTGGGACAATCTGACCGTTCGATTCGAGCGCTGGATCTCATGGCGGGCTCGGTCGCCTGTTTGGTTCAATGGGTCACTCTCCCGCAGGAAGTAGGTGATATGTGGCTTCGGCTTGTTCAGGGGATAAGGAAGGTTTGTTTGGATCAGCGAGAGGAAGTTAGGAATCATGCACTTTTATCGTTGCAGATATGTTTAACAGGAGTGGAACGATTATCCCTTGCGAACGGACTTTGGTTGCAATGTTTCGATCAAGTTATATTCACGGTTCTAGATGATTTGCTCGAACTCGCCCAGGGGCAGTCACAGAAGGATTATAAGAACATGGAAGGGACTTTAGCGATTGCTGTGAAGATTCTAGGTCAAGTGTTTTTAAATTTGCTTGAGGAGCTTTCGCAGCTGACGACGTTCTGTAAGCTGTGGCTGGGGGTGCTTAGTCGAATGGAGAAGTATGTGAAAGTGAAGGTAAGAGGGAAGAAGAGCGATAAGCTTCAAGAGAATGTTCCCGAGCTTTTGAAGAACGTTTTGCAGGAGATGAAGACGAAAGGGGTGCTGGTTCAGAGGAGTGCTTTGGGCGGAGATAGTTTGTGGGAACTGACATGGTTACATGTGAATAACATCGATTCTTCGCTACAGTCTGAGGTATTTCAGGATGGGGAGGATAAAAGCAAGGTTGGAATTGAAACAACCGCGATTGATGATGAATGA
- the LOC124936562 gene encoding probable protein S-acyltransferase 22 — protein MRKHGWQLPYHPLQIVAVSVFTALGFAFYVFFAPFVGRKLFQYIAIGLYTPLILSVFSLYIWCAASDPADSGVFKSKKYINTHDSKKPNDESSKEDIRSARRATELPRHPSWAFGLLALIPCASLCNKCSNPHEESTEQQLSEDGMFYCSLCEVEVFRYSKHCRVCDKCVDRFDHHCRWINNCIGKRNYKMFFTLMVFALLLLILQWSTGILVLICCFIDNKRFSVDITSKLGSSFSVVPFVIVVVICTLLAMVATLPLVQLFFFHILLMKKGISTYDYIIALREQEQGTVGGGQQSPQMSTASSMTGLSSVSSMNTFHRAAWCTPPRLFVEDQFDVVPPDTGSVSSFGKKTLMDEPMKKKTAAPVKISPWTLARLNAEDVSKAAAEARKKSKILQPVVRREEAKRDNGSRRRASKRVRLTSDRPFEPDTTKSSDGSVYNLIRETSTSFAPLRIEPRGAFLSNLAAVSSSTVVVGSSPESSLDSPDLHPFPISNSGIEDARRMTCLSAASAAALKGIPLSGSASDGYEASGGEDSDRVPYKFEPRSMNYNSVFVPDQQQQERMVRLKGSTSSSLTNIRSI, from the exons ATGAGAAAACATGGATGGCAGCTTCCTTATCATCCTCTCCAG ATTGTTGCAGTTTCTGTATTTACTGCATTGGGTTTTGCTTTCTACGTATTCTTTGCCCCTTTTGTCGGCAGAAAACTCTTCCAATATATCGCAATAGGGCTCTATACACCTCTG ATTCTTTCTGTCTTCAGCTTATATATATGGTGTGCAGCATCTGATCCCGCTGACTCTGGAGTTTTCAAGTCCAAAAAGTACATAAACACCCATGACAGCAAAAAACCAAATGACGAATCTTCAAAGGAGGATATTCGCTCAGCCAGGAGAGCAACTGAATTACCTCGACACCCATCCTGGGCATTTGGTCTTTTAGCTCTTATTCCATGCGCCTCCCTCTGCAACAAATGCTCGAACCCACATGAAGAATCAACTGAGCAacagcttagtgaagatggcatGTTCTATTGTAGTTTATGTGAAGTAGAG GTTTTCAGGTACAGCAAGCATTGTAGAGTTTGTGATAAATGTGTGGACCGGTTTGATCATCATTGCAGG TGGATTAATAACTGTATAGGCAAGAGGAACTATAAGATGTTCTTCACACTAATGGTTTTCGCTCTTCTCTTG CTTATACTTCAATGGTCAACCGGGATTCTTGTGTTAATCTGTTGTTTTATTGACAACAAGAGATTCTCAGTCGATATTACCTCGAAGCTAGGGAGTAGTTTCTCTGTAGTCCCTTTCGTGATTGTCGTG GTAATTTGCACCTTGTTGGCTATGGTTGCGACGCTGCCATTGGTTCAGTTGTTCTTCTTCCATATTCTCCTAATGAAGAAG GGGATTAGCACGTATGATTACATCATAGCTCTACGGGAGCAAGAACAAGGAACCGTTGGAGGAGGTCAACAAAGTCCTCAGATGTCAACCGCCAGCTCGATGACCGGGTTAAGTAGCGTGAGCTCTATGAACACATTCCATCGAGCCGCATGGTGTACACCCCCACGTCTCTTCGTCGAAGATCAG TTTGATGTGGTCCCACCCGACACAGGATCGGTTAGTTCATTCGGAAAGAAAACATTAATGGACGAACCGATGAAGAAAAAAACTGCAGCTCCGGTTAAGATCAGTCCATGGACTCTAGCCCGGTTAAATGCCGAAGATGTTTCAAAAGCAGCTGCTGAAGCGAGAAAGAAATCGAAAATCTTGCAGCCTGTGGTCAGACGAGAGGAAGCTAAACGAGACAATGGCAGTAGAAGACGAGCCAGCAAACGAGTTCGTTTAACCTCGGACCGACCCTTCGAACCCGACACAACTAAATCCTCGGATGGCAGTGTTTACAATCTTATTCGCGAAACCTCGACGAGTTTCGCTCCTCTACGGATAGAACCACGAGGTGCATTCCTGTCAAACCTAGCCGCTGTTTCGAGTTCGACAGTTGTCGTCGGTTCCTCGCCCGAAAGCAGTTTGGATTCCCCTGATTTACATCCCTTTCCAATTTCTAATTCGGGTATTGAGGATGCTCGGAGAATGACTTGTTTATCGGCTGCGAGCGCTGCTGCTTTGAAGGGAATCCCGTTATCGGGATCAGCCAGCGACGGCTATGAAGCATCGGGTGGAGAAGATAGTGATCGAGTTCCGTATAAATTTGAACCGAGGTCAATGAACTACAATAGTGTGTTTGTTCCTGACCAGCAGCAGCAGGAGCGAATGGTGAGACTGAAGGGATCAACTTCTTCTAGCCTAACTAACATCAGAagcatttga
- the LOC124935828 gene encoding UDP-glucose 6-dehydrogenase 3-like yields the protein MVKICCIGAGYVGGPTMAVIAFKCPSIEVVVVDITASRINAWNSDQLPIYEPGLDDVVKQCRGKNLFFSTDVEKHVKEADIVFVSVNTPTKTQGLGAGKAADLTYWESAARMIADVSKSDKIVVEKSTVPVKTAEAIERILTHNNKGINFQILSNPEFLAEGTAISDLFNPDRVLIGGRETPEGAIAVKTLKDVYSHWVPEERILCTNLWSAELSKLAANAFLAQRISSVNAMSALCEATGADVTQVSYAIGKDTRIGPKFLNTSVGFGGSCFQKDILNLVYICECNGLPEVANYWKQVIKINDYQKSRFVNRIVSSMFNTVSGKKIAVFGFAFKKDTGDTRETPAIDICKGLLGDKAELSIYDPQVTEDQIQRDLTLKKFDWDHPAHLQPQMSPTAMKSVNVVWDAYDATKDAHAVCVLTEWDEYKKLDYQQIFENMQKPAFIFDGRNIMDVEKLRSIGFIVYSIGKPLDSWLKDMPACA from the coding sequence atggttaaaatatgtTGTATCGGAGCTGGCTACGTTGGCGGTCCAACCATGGCCGTCATTGCTTTCAAATGTCCATCAATTGAAGTAGTTGTCGTTGATATAACCGCTTCTAGGATCAATGCCTGGAACAGCGACCAGCTTCCAATTTACGAGCCTGGCCTCGACGATGTCGTGAAACAATGCAGAGGAAAGAACCTATTTTTCAGCACCGACGTGGAAAAACACGTTAAAGAAGCCGACATTGTCTTTGTTTCGGTTAATACTCCGACGAAAACTCAAGGTCTCGGAGCTGGCAAAGCAGCCGATCTAACCTATTGGGAAAGCGCAGCTAGAATGATAGCTGATGTGTCGAAATCCGACAAGATCGTGGTCGAGAAATCAACTGTCCCTGTCAAAACAGCGGAAGCGATCGAACGAATCCTAACCCATAACAACAAGGgcatcaattttcaaatattgtCGAACCCGGAATTCCTAGCCGAAGGAACCGCCATCTCCGATCTCTTTAACCCCGATCGAGTCCTAATTGGAGGTCGCGAAACCCCCGAAGGAGCGATCGCGGTTAAAACCTTAAAAGACGTGTATTCTCATTGGGTTCCCGAGGAACGAATCCTCTGCACGAACCTTTGGTCAGCCGAGCTGTCGAAGCTAGCCGCCAACGCGTTCCTCGCGCAGAGGATCTCGTCGGTAAACGCCATGTCAGCACTCTGCGAGGCGACAGGCGCTGACGTGACACAAGTATCGTATGCAATCGGGAAGGACACGAGAATCGGTCCCAAGTTCCTAAACACGAGTGTCGGGTTCGGAGGGTCTTGTTTTCAAAAGGATATCCTTAATCTAGTTTACATATGTGAATGTAACGGTCTCCCGGAAGTTGCAAATTATTGGAAACAAGTTATTAAGATAAATGACTACCAAAAGAGTCGGTTTGTGAATAGAATTGTTTCGTCGATGTTTAACACGGTTTCAGGAAAAAAGATTGCGGTTTTTGGATTTGCATTTAAAAAAGATACGGGTGATACAAGGGAAACGCCGGCTATCGATATTTGTAAAGGGTTGTTAGGAGATAAAGCCGAGTTGAGCATATACGATCCTCAAGTAACCGAAGACCAGATTCAAAGGGATTTGACTTTGAAGAAATTCGATTGGGACCATCCGGCTCATCTACAACCGCAGATGAGCCCAACTGCAATGAAGTCGGTTAATGTGGTTTGGGATGCTTATGATGCGACCAAGGATGCTCATGCGGTTTGTGTCTTGACGGAGTGGGACGAGTATAAGAAACTCGATTATCAAcaaatttttgaaaacatgcaAAAACCGGCATTTATATTCGATGGACGCAATATTATGGATGTAGAAAAGCTAAGGAGCATCGGTTTTATTGTTTACTCGATTGGAAAGCCATTAGATTCATGGCTCAAAGACATGCCCGCTTGCGCATAA
- the LOC124936001 gene encoding putative pentatricopeptide repeat-containing protein At1g13630, protein MLHSLHHWRFLRVRAKPLFFAVDSSLIFTKSSISVVDIDVTDSDISGSDSISPLAEIDSPVEEVISGFRNTDAAVRNRLRSIASTLSPRQVDQILYDFAATYPDSAIEFFYSVRNSNGFRPSNVSHLVIAHVLAAKRNLKESCSVLNQMLQEEGPDSAPSLCELLVDRFIDWDSNGLVWDLLAFTYSKSNMVHDSLFILAKMKDLKICPSIKTYNNLLHNNFKNTVLFRNVYNEIKTSGTRESEYTNSIILDGLCRQSLLQEAIDYLLKPKAKDESLTCVTSFNTLMGRLSELGYLDLVKSLFCMMFKYGLLPDTYSYNILIDSLCSAGSMEESLEFLEDMERNGIEPDVVTYNILMKGFRLIGLMSGAWMIVCRMLSKGLNPNVITYSTLISGHCKAGHVEDIRSIGPQHKAISYTVLLGFLCKSGRATEGLSLLYEMETSGLKPDVIAYSILIHSLCKEGELLKAVDLCENMCENRNFPNSFAHSAILFGLSKKCKISEARKYFDTFAGSELMKDVVLYNIMIHNYAKIGNLEECLQLYQQLVRKGIRPTIVTFNSLIYGFCKNQNLGEAKKWFDNIRNHGLLPNSVTYTTVMDAFSSEGNVNELLEMVQEMEEKSVEMTNVTFTVVIKGLCRQNRLQDALRVLEDMYCKNVLPDQTAYNILIHSFLKAGEFKKAFDLHKDMIVRNVQPCTVTYNTLINGLCVYGKLETADALFFLLCDEGVRMSKVSYLSLIKAHCIKGDVDKAEFYFNQMIGDGFQTLISDYSCVINRLCKRLYVTKAKVFLRRMLFDGIPMDFQIFEVMLPAFRAVGDHKSEYEMLAGIIKCGLVIYKTKAT, encoded by the exons ATGCTCCATTCTCTCCATCATTGGAGATTCTTACGGGTACGAGCAAAGCCTTTGTTCTTCGCCGTTGACAGTTCACTAATCTTCACGAAATCTTCAATCTCCGTAGTGGATATTGATGTTACTGATTCCGACATATCGGGTTCCGATTCAATTTCTCCCTTAGCCGAAATCGATTCACCAGTTGAGGAAGTCATATCTGGATTCAGAAACACAGACGCCGCAGTCAGAAATCGTCTTCGCAGCATTGCTTCGACATTAAGTCCTCGTCAGGTTGATCAAATTCTTTATGATTTTGCGGCCACTTACCCAGATTCTGCAATCGAGTTTTTTTATTCGGTGAGGAATTCTAATGGGTTTCGGCCTTCCAATGTTTCTCATTTGGTTATTGCCCATGTTTTGGCTGCCAAAAGAAACCTTAAAGAGTCGTGTTCTGTGTTAAACCAAATGCTGCAAGAAGAAG GACCTGATTCGGCACCTTCACTTTGCGAGCTGCTGGTGGATAGATTCATTGATTGGGATTCAAATGGTTTGGTATGGGATCTTCTGGCCTTTACATACTCAAAATCGAACATGGTCCATGATTCACTCTTCATTCTTGCCAAAATGAAGGATTTGAAAATTTGTCCTTCCATTAAAACTTACAACAATTTGCTGCATAATAACTTCAAGAACACTGTTTTGTTTCGGAATGTATATAATGAAATCAAAACAAGTGGTACTCGGGAGAGTGAGTACACGAATTCCATTATATTGGATGGTTTATGCAGACAATCATTGCTACAAGAGGCAATTGACTATCTTCTCAAGCCTAAAGCGAAAGATGAATCATTAACTTGTGTGACTTCTTTTAATACACTAATGGGGAGATTGTCTGAATTAGGTTATCTTGATCTTGTTAAGTCCTTGTTCTGTATGATGTTCAAGTATGGACTATTACCCGATACTTATAGCTATAACATTCTGATTGATTCATTATGCTCAGCTGGCTCCATGGAAGAATCGTTAGAATTCTTAGAGGATATGGAGAGAAATGGCATAGAGCCGGATGTTGTAACCTACAACATCCTTATGAAAGGGTTTCGTCTGATCGGTTTGATGAGTGGGGCATGGATGATCGTTTGTAGAATGCTCTCGAAAGGATTGAATCCAAACGTTATCACATATTCAACTCTCATTTCAGGGCATTGTAAGGCAGGACATGTTGAAGACATCCGTTCTATCGGGCCTCAACATAAAGCCATCTCTTATACTGTCTTGCTAGGGTTTCTGTGTAAATCGGGTCGGGCTACTGAAGGATTGAGTTTGCTTTATGAAATGGAAACTAGTGGGTTAAAACCAGATGTAATAGCTTATTCCATCCTCATTCATAGTTTGTGTAAGGAGGGAGAGTTATTGAAAGCGGTTGATCTATGTGAGAACATGTGCGAGAATAGAAACTTTCCGAATTCGTTTGCACACAGCGCTATCTTATTTGGGCTATCAAAGAAATGCAAGATATCGGAGGCGCGTAAGTATTTCGACACATTTGCAGGAAGCGAACTGATGAAAGATGTGGTTTTGTATAACATAATGATTCACAATTATGCAAAGATTGGAAATTTAGAAGAGTGTTTGCAGTTATACCAACAATTGGTTCGAAAGGGAATAAGACCTACTATTGTCACTTTCAATTCCCTTATTTACGGGTTTTGTAAGAATCAAAATCTCGGCGAGGCTAAGAAATGGTTCGATAATATCAGGAATCACGGTTTATTGCCAAACAGTGTTACTTACACGACAGTTATGGATGCATTTTCGTCAGAGGGTAATGTAAACGAATTACTCGAGATGGTTCAGGAAATGGAGGAGAAATCTGTGGAAATGACGAATGTGACCTTCACTGTCGTTATAAAAGGACTTTGCAGGCAAAACAGACTTCAAGATGCTCTTAGGGTTTTAGAGGACATGTATTGTAAAAACGTTTTGCCCGATCAAACAGCTTACAACATTCTCATCCACTCTTTTCTCAAAGCTGGAGAATTCAAGAAGGCTTTCGATCTGCACAAAGATATGATAGTACGAAACGTTCAGCCTTGTACAGTTACCTATAATACCCTCATCAATGGGCTTTGTGTTTATGGTAAATTGGAAACAGCCGATGCTTTATTCTTCTTACTTTGTGATGAAGGTGTTAGAATGTCGAAGGTGTCTTATTTATCGCTAATAAAAGCGCATTGTATAAAGGGTGATGTGGATAAAGCGGAGTTCTATTTCAACCAGATGATTGGAGATGGGTTTCAAACATTGATTAGTGATTACAGTTGTGTGATTAATAGACTGTGTAAAAGACTTTATGTGACGAAAGCTAAAGTTTTTCTTCGTAGGATGTTGTTTGATGGAATCCCGATGGACTTTCAGATTTTTGAGGTGATGCTTCCTGCATTTCGTGCTGTTGGTGATCATAAATCGGAATATGAAATGTTAGCTGGAATAATCAAATGTGGCCTTGTTATATACAAAACTAAAGCCACTTGA